Part of the Kineococcus aurantiacus genome, GTCGGCGAGATCGCGAGCGTCAACGCGATGACGTCGACCTTCATCCCCACCCGGCCCCTGCAGTCCGGCGGCGCCGACAGCCTCGGCACCACCAGGGGCGGCGACGGCCCCCGCGGTGACGTGGACGTCGACGACGAGGTGATGACGATGCTGCGCTTCGCCGACGGCGCCGTCGGCTCCATCGAGGCGACCCGCAACGCCTGGGGCCGCAACAACCACATCACCTTCGAGATCCACGGCACCGAGGGCTCCATCGTCTTCAACTACGAGCGCCGCGACGAGCTGCAGGTCTGCTTCGCGTCCGACGGCGGCGACCGCCGCGGCTTCCGCACCGTCTACACCGGCCCCAACACCCCCTACGGGCACGGCTTGTGGCCGATCCCGGCCCTGGGCATCGGCTACGGTGAGACGAAGATCATCGAGGCGTACGACTTCTTCAGCGCCATCGCCACCGGCGGGTCGGTCAGCCCGAACTTCAAGGACGGGTACCAGGCCACCCTCGTCGACGACGCCGTCCTGGCCTCGGCCGCCACCGGTGCGTGGACCGACGTCCCCCAGGTCGACGGTTGAGCACCCCCACCGCCCCGGGCGGCCCCGACGGGACGAACACCTACGTCCTGGTCGTGGTGCTGCGGGCCCGGCCGGGGAGGGCAGGGCAGGTGCTGACCCGGCTGCACGAGCTGGCCGAGGTCAGCCTGGCCGAACCCGGCTGCCTGCAGTACCGGGTGCACCGCGACGTGGACGACCCAGCCACCTTCGCGCTGTACGAGGAGTGGCAGGACGAGGCGGCGTGGCAGCGCCACGACACCGGGGCGCAGGTGGTCGAGCTGCTGGAGGCGCTGACCCCGGACCTCGCCGACCCGATCGCCGTGCGGCGGTTGCTGCCCAGCTGACCGGGCGGACCCGGCAGTGCCTTGGGCCAGATCGCCGCTCAACCAGCCTTCCAGAGCTGGGTTGGTGGGAGCTCCCGCGGCCTGATCTCCGACAGCACGAAGCCCCCGACACCGTGAGGCGTCGGGGGCTGGCGGCCGGGAGGCGCGAGCGTCACATGGGCAGGTCAGCGTTGGCGACGGCCGTGGCAGTCGCAAGCTGGGTCACTCCGGACCAGCCTCCGTCGTTGAGGGTCCACCTGCTCGTGGTGACCCTGGTGACGTGGAGCTTGGAGAACCCCGGGTACTGACCGTCGGCACAGGTGATCTTCAGTCCGGGATCGGGGTAGTGCCACTTGCGGATCTCCGTCAGGCTCACGGGGACGCTGGTGGCGCTGGTCGCGCCCGCGGGGACTTCGGCGAGGCCGGAGTAGTTGAACGGCCCGCCGGTGTAGTAGTTGCCGGGTCCGGCGCTGTACTCGCCGAGGTAGGTCTCCGTACCGGGGACTGCTCCGGTGTCGGTGAAGCAGGAGCCGTAGCCGGAGCCGCTGATGGCACTGGCGACACCGGTCTTGACGGGCATCGCGGGGAAGGTGCTGTAGCTGCTGGCCCCGACCAACGTGGTGGTCAGCGTCGGCTTGGCGGTGACGGTGAAGGTGGTCTTGGTGCGGTTGTTCGACTCGTTGGACTCGGCGATGCGGCCGGCGTCGTCGACGTAGGCGAGGATCTCGTGGCCACCGAGAGTCGCGGTCCAGGTGCGGGAGCCGGTGGGTCCGCTGTTGGCGGTGAGAGTGCGGGTTTCGCCGGGCGCGAGGGGCGAGGTGGACAGGTCGGACCAGGTGCGGAGCTTCCCGTCGACCTGGAAGCCGATGCCGTGGATGACGCCGCTCGGAGTGGGCGCGTTGCCCTGGTTCTTGATGGTGGCGGTGAAGGCGAGCTGCTGCCCGACGGCGACCGACTGCGGAGCCCAGGTGACCTTCGTGACGACGAGGTCCGGCTTGGCCGTGGCGGCGTGCGCGGTGCCTGCCCCCAGCAGGCTGGCCGCGACCGCCGCCGTGGCGGCGAGCGTGGTGAAGCGTTTGGTGCGCATGGTTCCCCCCATGAGTGCTGGGCACTGGCTGTGCCCGCTGCGCACTGTAGGCCCATGTGGGTTACGCAGCGTGACCCCCGAAAGGGGGGTCAGGGCGCGTGTGACGTTTCGGAGTTCAGCACCGATGTCACCTGCGGCTCTCAGCGACGACCCGCACCGACTTCAGGAGACGTCCATGTCCACGCAGTACCCGACTGCGCCGCAGCACTCCCAGGTGACGAACCAGCCCGCTGGGATGGCCACCGCGAGCGTCGTCCTCGGCGCTGTCGGCTTCATCGTCGGCATCTGCTCGCTCATCGGCCTCGTCCTGGGCCTGGTGGCCCGCGGCAAGGCCAGGCGCGGCGAGATCAGCCCGGCCCGGGTGAAGGCCGGCATCATCGTCTCCTCCATCTCCTTGGCGCTGGGCATCATCGGCTGGATCGTCCTCTTCGCCGCGATCGGCGCCGGCACCGACGCAGCCAGCACCGCCATCAGTTCCGCAGCCGCCTCTGCTTCAGCGGCCGCGGAGGTCGCCACGCCGTCCGAGCCTGCTGCTGTCGAGACGTCCGCCCCCGCGCAGGCGGCGCCGGCCCCCGCGCCCGCGGAGACCACCGAGGCCCTCACGGGCGGTTCGGTCTCCCAGAAGAACGCGGTGCGGAAGGCGGAGAGCTACCTCGAGCTCAGCGCC contains:
- a CDS encoding putative quinol monooxygenase, whose protein sequence is MSTPTAPGGPDGTNTYVLVVVLRARPGRAGQVLTRLHELAEVSLAEPGCLQYRVHRDVDDPATFALYEEWQDEAAWQRHDTGAQVVELLEALTPDLADPIAVRRLLPS
- a CDS encoding CARDB domain-containing protein, which translates into the protein MRTKRFTTLAATAAVAASLLGAGTAHAATAKPDLVVTKVTWAPQSVAVGQQLAFTATIKNQGNAPTPSGVIHGIGFQVDGKLRTWSDLSTSPLAPGETRTLTANSGPTGSRTWTATLGGHEILAYVDDAGRIAESNESNNRTKTTFTVTAKPTLTTTLVGASSYSTFPAMPVKTGVASAISGSGYGSCFTDTGAVPGTETYLGEYSAGPGNYYTGGPFNYSGLAEVPAGATSATSVPVSLTEIRKWHYPDPGLKITCADGQYPGFSKLHVTRVTTSRWTLNDGGWSGVTQLATATAVANADLPM
- a CDS encoding Ltp family lipoprotein, yielding MSTQYPTAPQHSQVTNQPAGMATASVVLGAVGFIVGICSLIGLVLGLVARGKARRGEISPARVKAGIIVSSISLALGIIGWIVLFAAIGAGTDAASTAISSAAASASAAAEVATPSEPAAVETSAPAQAAPAPAPAETTEALTGGSVSQKNAVRKAESYLELSAFSRSGLIQQLTFEGFSPEDAAYGVDQTGADWNEQAAKKAASYLEMSGFSRQGLTDQLTFEGFSAAEADYGVSKVGL